A region of Archocentrus centrarchus isolate MPI-CPG fArcCen1 unplaced genomic scaffold, fArcCen1 scaffold_76_ctg1, whole genome shotgun sequence DNA encodes the following proteins:
- the LOC115777808 gene encoding semaphorin-3D, whose product MMLIFAATLQAAGAVRTRGGESLHLLMLFLLPLLWLQPAASSAAPEAKAWSQTGPRLQLSHSDLRNGSAVFWEEGVSGGYQALLLDEDKGWLLVGGKDHIYLLRSDSLDLPSQQIYWPAAREHVAHCRLAGKSLETECANFVRLLQPLNKTHVYACGTAAFHPQCTYLHLGHSAEEPFFMLSHTVESGRGKCPFSPREPFTARLTDGDLYAGTSVDFMGANAAIFRTSIQGSSQHYIRTEAYDHNWLNEPDFVGSFSIPDTHSPDDDKVYFFLKERAVEAGQWDRRVYSRVARVCKNDAGGRRSLINRWTTFLKARLVCSVPGPSGVDTQFDELEDIFVLETKDPQNPTVYGVFSMSSSIFRGSAVCVYSMASIRAAFNGPFAHKEGPDYRWVEYKGRIPYPRPGTCPSETYDALHKSTKDFPDEVVSFMRQHQLMWEPVLPLGGRPILTRVNSAYMLKKVVVDRVDAEDGPYDVLHLGTDDGKVVKAVSVIKDNWDTEEVILEELTVFQSPTPILSMQLSTKRQQLYVSSELGVAQLGLQRCELYGTGCAECCLARDPYCSWDGQTCSRYFTMSRRRARRQDVKYGDPWSQCPVTEDESDSVEVKVVYGVEGNSTFLECVPRSSQAELRWTLQQSVSQTHESRQLPPSDDDRSFHMKRGLLIQHLEQADSGLYTCSSHEHSYTQVLARYRIHIISKHSLYPARYTHNPNFQSPGILGKIGPAGGGIAGFLSQSGSPHAPPSLPEQGNSWLPQQVPLRSYKDLHKVGGNSLSVDEYCEHLWYREKRRQQKLRTLKMKQESRKARVRRNNPPEVPL is encoded by the exons ACCTGAGGAACGGCTCGGCTGTCTTCTGGGAGGAGGGGGTCAGCGGTGGGTACCAGGCCCTGCTGTTAGACGAGGATAAAGGCTGGCTGCTGGTCGGAGGGAAGGACCACATCTACCTGCTGAGGTCTGACAGCTTGGATCTGCCCTCGCAGCAG ATCTACTGGCCGGCTGCCCGAGAGCACGTGGCGCACTGCAGGCTGGCTGGCAAAAGCCTGGAG ACTGAATGTGCCAACTTTGTGcggctgctgcagcctctcaatAAGACCCACGTTTATGCCTGTGGTACCGCTGCCTTCCATCCACAGTGCACATACCTGCACCTCGGACACAGCGCAGAG GAGCCGTTCTTCATGCTGTCTCACACAGTCGAGTCAGGCAGAGGAAAATGTCCCTTCAGTCCCAGAGAGCCTTTCACTGCTAGACTGACTG ACGGGGATCTGTACGCGGGTACCTCGGTCGATTTTATGGGCGCCAATGCCGCAATCTTCCGGACATCCATCCAGGGCAGCAGCCAGCATTACATCCGCACCGAAGCCTACGATCACAACTGGCTCAATG AGCCAGATTTTGTGGGCTCCTTCTCCATCCCTGACACACACAGCCCGGACGATGACAAGGTCTACTTCTTCTTGAAGGAGAGGGCGGTGGAGGCCGGGCAGTGGGACAGGAGGGTGTACAGCCGCGTGGCCCGAGTCTGCAAG AACGATGCTGGCGGGAGGAGGAGTCTTATCAACCGCTGGACCACCTTCCTCAAAGCCCGGCTGGTCTGTTCTGTCCCCGGCCCGTCTGGAGTCGACACACAGTTTGATGAGCTCG aGGACATCTTTGTTTTGGAGACCAAGGACCCTCAGAACCCCACCGTCTATGGAGTCTTCAGCATGTCCAG CTCCATATTTCGTGGTTCAGCAGTGTGCGTATACTCCATGGCGTCCATTCGAGCTGCTTTCAACGGACCGTTTGCCCATAAAGAAGGTCCTGACTATCGCTGGGTCGAGTACAAGGGCCGCATCCCCTACCCAAGACCTGGGACT TGTCCCAGCGAGACCTACGATGCTCTCCACAAGTCCACTAAGGACTTCCCAGACGAGGTGGTGAGCTTCATGCGGCagcatcagctgatgtgggAGCCCGTCCTGCCTCTGGGTGGCAGACCCATCTTAACCCGCGTCAACTCAGCCTACATGTTAAAGAAGGTTGTGGTCGACCGGGTGGATGCTGAGGACGGACCGTACGATGTCTTACACCTGGGAACag ATGATGGGAAGGTGGTGAAGGCAGTCTCTGTCATTAAAGACAACTGGGACACAGAGGAGGTCATACTGGAGGAGCTGACAGTCTTCCAG AGTCCCACTCCCATCCTCAGCATGCAGCTTTCAACCAAGAGA CAACAGCTATACGTGTCCAGCGAGCTTGGTGTGGCCCAGCTGGGGCTGCAGAGGTGCGAGTTATACGGGACCGGCTGTGCCGAGTGCTGCCTGGCCAGAGACCCCTACTGCTCCTGGGATGGACAGACCTGCTCCAGATACTTCACCATGAGCCGGAG gcggGCGCGCAGACAGGATGTGAAGTATGGAGACCCCTGGAGCCAGTGTCCAGTCACAGAGGATG AGTCTGACTCAGTGGAGGTGAAGGTGGTGTACGGTGTCGAGGGAAACTCCACCTTCCTGGAGTGTGTTCCTCGGTCGTCCCAGGCAGAGCTCAGGTGGACGCTGCAGCAATCTGTCAGTCAGACACATGAGAGCAGACAG CTCCCTCCGAGCGATGACGACCGCTCCTTCCACATGAAGCGAGGCTTGCTCATTCAGCACCTGGAGCAGGCCGACTCAGGCCTGTACACCTGCAGCAGTCACGAGCACTCCTACACCCAGGTCCTAGCACGATACCGCATTCACATTATTTCCAAACACAGCCTCTACCCGGCTCGCTACACACACAACCCCAACTTCCAGAGCCCAGGGATTCTGGGGAAAATTGGCCCGGCCGGAGGAGGGATTGCTGGGTTTCTGAGCCAGTCTGGGTCCCCTCATGCGCCACCTTCTCTGCCAGAACAGGGGAACTCGTGGCTGCCCCAGCAGGTCCCTCTGAGGAGCTACAAAGACCTGCACAAGGTGGGGGGCAACAGTCTGAGCGTGGACGAGTACTGCGAGCACCTGTGGTACCGCGAGAAACGGCGGCAGCAGAAGCTCCGCACGCTGAAGATGAAACAGGAGAGCAGGAAGGCCCGCGTGAGGAGGAACAACCCCCCCGAGGTTCCCCTCTAA